The following proteins come from a genomic window of Lachnoclostridium phytofermentans ISDg:
- a CDS encoding ferritin translates to MDNEKVSSLLNDQVREEFYSAYLYLNMSNYYTEQGLDGFANWFKIQAQEERDHAMLFMQYMQNNNLKVSLQAIDSPGEEYTSAMEPLKSTLEHEQSVTDFIHTIYDAAFTVKDFRTMQFLDWFVKEQGEEEKRATDLIKKMELYGDDSKSLYMLDQELGSRVYIAPSLVL, encoded by the coding sequence ATGGATAATGAAAAAGTTAGCAGTTTATTGAATGATCAAGTTAGGGAAGAATTTTATTCTGCTTATTTATACTTAAACATGTCGAATTACTATACAGAGCAAGGCTTAGATGGTTTTGCAAATTGGTTCAAAATTCAGGCTCAAGAAGAAAGAGACCATGCTATGCTTTTTATGCAGTATATGCAGAATAATAACTTAAAAGTATCTCTTCAAGCAATCGATTCTCCAGGAGAAGAATACACCTCAGCTATGGAACCTCTAAAGTCAACTTTAGAACATGAACAATCCGTAACGGACTTCATCCATACTATATATGATGCTGCATTCACAGTGAAGGATTTTCGTACTATGCAGTTCCTTGATTGGTTTGTAAAAGAACAAGGCGAGGAAGAAAAGAGAGCCACTGATTTAATTAAAAAAATGGAACTCTATGGTGATGATTCTAAGAGTCTTTATATGTTAGACCAAGAATTGGGGAGTCGTGTTTATATAGCTCCGTCGTTAGTGTTATAA
- the bcp gene encoding thioredoxin-dependent thiol peroxidase, whose protein sequence is MLEIGSKAPEFTLNNQEGVEVSLKDFLGKKVILYFYPKDNTPGCTAQACGYATLYPDFMEKGAVVIGVSKDSVQSHKKFAEKYNLPFELLSDTELEVIKAYDVWQEKNMYGKKTMGVVRTTYLIDENGFITGVSGKVNAAKNPEDTLKLI, encoded by the coding sequence ATGTTAGAGATAGGAAGTAAGGCACCAGAATTTACATTAAACAATCAAGAAGGGGTAGAAGTATCGTTAAAGGATTTTTTAGGGAAGAAAGTTATTCTTTATTTTTATCCTAAGGATAATACTCCAGGATGTACAGCACAAGCTTGCGGATATGCAACTTTATATCCAGATTTTATGGAGAAGGGTGCTGTTGTAATTGGAGTTAGTAAGGATTCAGTTCAATCTCACAAAAAATTTGCAGAGAAATATAATCTTCCATTTGAGCTTTTATCGGATACTGAGTTGGAAGTGATAAAAGCCTATGATGTTTGGCAAGAGAAAAATATGTATGGTAAAAAAACAATGGGTGTTGTTAGAACAACATATTTAATCGATGAAAATGGATTTATAACAGGAGTTTCAGGAAAAGTAAATGCTGCTAAAAATCCAGAAGATACTCTAAAATTAATATAA
- a CDS encoding S8 family peptidase: MENKFISENYMEIIIPNRLVDTLEIGTSVTYVNSKHSIANIPRDQIDFCTLGTFNYSNFPSIFTLDSSLALEQIGVTRLQANPNFSLYGTGVLIGIIDSGINYQNPAFLYSDKSTRIYTIWDQTITDENAPVNEDFPYGTIYSKVDINRALKSPTPLEIVPTNDEIGHGTAIAGIAAGSTDTSNDFAGAAPLSELVVVKMKQAKNITKQFFSIREDAICYQETDVMLGIKFLESIASELNRPLVLCIAFGTGQGPHDSLGSTSTYLANITSLPKTCVVISAGNEGNSQRHYSYNIRSGVPFDEFEMVVGENDKKFFMEIWLEPIQRISLEITSPSGETISNTNPAIRHSRRYSFVFSPTVICINNIATVSETGLQLVWLRFENAQSGPWRFRYNNIDNTSSVINVWLPSGDIISTSTYFLQADPETTVTSPGDAVAPVTIGSYNTLEGGISYFSGIGYTRKGEVKPDLAAPGTDIKAPSGNTGYSAATGTGAAAALTSGAVALLLEWAVVRGNYTIITGREVKTLLIRGARRETSEEYPNRFWGYGKVDIYGVFEKLII, from the coding sequence ATGGAGAATAAATTTATCAGTGAGAACTATATGGAAATAATTATACCAAATCGATTAGTAGATACTTTAGAAATTGGTACTAGCGTAACCTATGTTAACTCGAAACATTCCATTGCGAATATACCACGTGATCAGATTGATTTTTGTACTCTTGGAACATTTAATTATTCTAATTTCCCATCTATATTTACCTTAGATTCTAGTTTAGCTTTAGAACAAATTGGTGTGACTAGACTTCAAGCGAATCCTAATTTTTCTTTGTATGGGACTGGTGTATTAATTGGAATTATCGATAGTGGAATTAACTATCAAAATCCTGCTTTTTTATATAGTGATAAGAGTACCAGGATTTATACGATTTGGGATCAAACAATTACGGATGAAAATGCTCCAGTAAATGAGGATTTTCCATATGGAACAATCTATTCAAAAGTAGATATAAATCGTGCTCTGAAATCACCAACTCCATTAGAAATTGTTCCTACGAATGATGAAATAGGTCATGGTACTGCTATAGCAGGGATAGCAGCCGGAAGTACGGATACGAGCAATGATTTCGCTGGCGCAGCGCCATTATCTGAATTAGTGGTAGTCAAAATGAAACAAGCGAAAAATATTACGAAGCAATTTTTCTCTATCCGAGAGGATGCTATTTGTTATCAAGAGACAGATGTTATGTTGGGAATTAAATTTTTAGAGTCAATAGCCAGTGAATTAAATCGCCCTTTAGTACTTTGTATAGCTTTCGGCACTGGTCAGGGACCGCATGATAGTTTGGGTTCAACTAGTACGTATTTGGCAAATATTACGAGTTTACCGAAGACTTGTGTAGTAATCTCTGCTGGTAATGAAGGAAATTCTCAGAGGCATTATTCTTATAACATTAGATCTGGTGTGCCTTTTGATGAATTCGAAATGGTCGTTGGAGAAAATGATAAAAAATTTTTTATGGAAATATGGTTAGAACCTATTCAACGAATTTCACTTGAGATTACATCGCCATCTGGGGAGACGATAAGTAATACCAATCCTGCAATAAGACATTCAAGAAGATATTCCTTTGTATTTAGTCCTACAGTAATATGCATCAACAATATAGCTACAGTTTCAGAAACTGGTCTTCAATTGGTTTGGTTACGATTTGAAAATGCTCAAAGCGGACCATGGAGATTTCGCTATAATAATATAGATAATACTAGTTCAGTGATAAATGTATGGCTCCCATCAGGGGATATTATCTCAACCAGTACTTATTTTCTGCAAGCAGATCCTGAAACGACAGTTACTTCGCCAGGAGATGCCGTTGCACCTGTCACAATAGGTTCGTATAATACGTTAGAAGGAGGGATATCATACTTTTCAGGAATAGGTTATACAAGAAAAGGTGAAGTGAAACCTGATTTGGCTGCTCCAGGGACGGATATAAAAGCTCCTTCTGGTAATACCGGTTATTCTGCTGCTACTGGAACAGGAGCTGCAGCAGCTCTAACAAGTGGAGCGGTAGCCCTACTTTTAGAATGGGCAGTTGTACGAGGAAATTATACGATTATAACGGGGCGTGAAGTTAAAACGTTATTAATACGTGGTGCTAGACGAGAGACTTCTGAAGAATATCCAAATCGATTTTGGGGTTATGGAAAAGTTGATATTTATGGTGTATTCGAAAAACTCATCATATAA
- a CDS encoding S8 family peptidase — MENKFNSEKFMDLIIPNALLNVVENQGTITNINDSYSIVHIPIDKIDFCNFNGFSYSYFPTCYTLDSTVALEKIGFVKVRNNPNLSLYGAGVLVGVVDSGVNYQHKAFLFKDNTTKINSIWDQTIYNENTPVNEEFPYGTFYSREDINRALALKNPLDAVPSTDENGHGTAIAGIIVGNEDTGNEFSGVAPLSELIVVKLKQAKKVVRQFFAVSQEVTCYQKSDIMMGIKYIINVARRLNRPLVLCIAMGSSQGGDDGLDPLSYYLNDISRAPRSCVVVSGGNEGNRSRHYLGSFGKGDEFKEFEFKVGEKDKAFFMEIWMQPIQRLSFEITSPAGEKISSVYPGIRQIKKYNFIFGPTKLCINNITTEAESGDQLILLRFNNTQSGVWKIRLNNIDRTPSDFNVWLPSGELITNETFFLQSNPYLTITAPGNAFAPITIGAYDTLEGGIATFSSKGYTRKDVIKPDLTAPGTFITSPSNKEGYVTVSGTGSAAALTTGVVALLLEWAILRGNYTGITGSEIKTFLIRGARRELNVDYPNRTWGYGQIDLFGTFEKLTL, encoded by the coding sequence ATGGAAAATAAATTTAACAGCGAAAAATTTATGGATTTGATTATTCCTAATGCCTTATTAAATGTAGTTGAAAATCAAGGAACTATTACTAATATAAATGATTCGTATTCCATCGTACATATACCAATAGATAAAATTGATTTTTGTAATTTTAATGGGTTTAGCTATTCCTATTTTCCAACGTGTTATACACTAGATTCAACGGTAGCGTTAGAAAAAATAGGTTTTGTAAAAGTTAGGAATAATCCAAATTTAAGTCTATATGGTGCAGGTGTTTTGGTAGGAGTAGTTGATTCAGGGGTGAATTATCAGCATAAGGCTTTTTTGTTTAAGGATAATACCACAAAAATAAATTCAATTTGGGATCAAACAATTTATAATGAAAATACTCCGGTGAATGAAGAATTTCCATATGGTACATTTTATTCGAGGGAAGATATCAATAGAGCACTAGCACTAAAAAATCCTCTCGATGCGGTACCTTCTACGGATGAAAATGGTCACGGAACTGCAATTGCAGGAATCATTGTCGGTAATGAGGATACTGGAAATGAATTTTCTGGTGTCGCACCATTATCAGAATTAATCGTTGTAAAATTAAAACAAGCGAAAAAGGTAGTTAGACAATTTTTTGCAGTATCACAGGAAGTTACTTGCTATCAAAAGTCAGATATCATGATGGGTATTAAATACATAATAAATGTAGCTAGAAGGTTAAATCGACCACTTGTTCTATGTATAGCCATGGGATCGAGCCAAGGTGGAGATGATGGTTTAGATCCACTGAGCTATTATCTCAATGATATTTCTAGAGCACCTAGGTCCTGTGTAGTTGTGAGTGGAGGGAATGAAGGCAATAGGAGTAGGCATTATCTTGGAAGTTTTGGTAAAGGTGATGAATTTAAAGAATTTGAATTTAAAGTTGGGGAAAAAGATAAAGCTTTTTTTATGGAAATATGGATGCAACCAATTCAACGACTGTCGTTTGAAATAACATCTCCAGCCGGAGAAAAGATTAGTAGTGTATATCCAGGGATACGTCAGATAAAAAAATATAATTTTATATTTGGCCCAACGAAGTTGTGTATCAATAATATTACAACAGAAGCAGAGTCTGGAGACCAATTAATACTATTACGCTTTAATAATACGCAAAGTGGTGTATGGAAAATAAGATTAAATAATATTGATAGAACACCTTCCGATTTTAATGTGTGGTTACCTTCTGGAGAGCTTATTACAAATGAAACCTTTTTTTTACAATCGAATCCTTATCTTACAATAACTGCACCAGGCAACGCATTTGCTCCGATTACAATAGGAGCTTACGACACATTGGAGGGAGGTATTGCAACATTTTCGAGTAAGGGTTATACAAGAAAAGATGTTATCAAGCCAGATTTAACTGCACCAGGTACTTTTATAACAAGTCCATCAAATAAAGAAGGATATGTTACAGTCTCAGGAACTGGAAGCGCAGCGGCACTCACTACGGGTGTTGTGGCTTTACTATTAGAGTGGGCAATTCTGAGAGGAAATTATACCGGAATAACGGGAAGTGAGATAAAAACTTTTCTAATCCGTGGGGCACGAAGAGAATTGAATGTAGATTATCCTAATAGAACTTGGGGCTATGGGCAGATTGATTTATTTGGAACTTTTGAGAAGTTAACTTTATAA
- the yaaA gene encoding peroxide stress protein YaaA, which translates to MRIIISPAKKMVENIEALPVCGEPSFIDQTNQLLTYLKSLSYEEAKEIWNCNDQLATMNFERIASMNLKTKLTPAILSYQGIQYQYMAPEVLEKDQLEYIQEHLYILSGFYGILKPLDGVTAYRLEMQAKVNLSDKKDLYEFWGSLLYNKLREETDFILNLASKEYSKCIERYVTEDVRLVTCVFGERKGEKVIEKGTYAKMARGEMVRYMAEHKISTMSEVKKFDRLDFSYDENLSNETKLVFLKGESNVRDRK; encoded by the coding sequence ATGAGAATAATTATATCACCAGCTAAAAAAATGGTGGAAAATATAGAAGCCTTGCCCGTATGTGGAGAACCTAGTTTCATTGATCAAACCAATCAATTATTAACTTACTTAAAAAGTTTAAGTTACGAGGAAGCAAAAGAGATATGGAATTGCAATGATCAGTTAGCTACCATGAATTTTGAGAGAATCGCTAGCATGAACTTAAAAACAAAATTGACTCCTGCCATTCTGTCGTATCAAGGAATACAATATCAATACATGGCGCCAGAAGTATTAGAAAAAGACCAATTGGAGTATATACAAGAACATTTATATATTTTATCAGGATTTTATGGAATACTAAAACCGCTTGATGGTGTTACCGCTTACCGTTTGGAAATGCAGGCTAAAGTGAATTTATCTGATAAGAAGGATTTATATGAATTCTGGGGGAGTTTGTTGTACAATAAACTTCGCGAAGAAACGGATTTTATATTAAATTTAGCGTCAAAAGAATATAGTAAATGCATTGAGCGTTATGTTACAGAAGATGTGAGATTAGTAACTTGTGTATTCGGAGAGCGAAAGGGCGAGAAAGTAATAGAGAAAGGGACTTACGCCAAGATGGCCAGAGGAGAAATGGTACGTTATATGGCGGAACATAAGATATCTACAATGTCGGAAGTTAAGAAGTTCGATCGATTGGATTTTTCTTATGATGAAAATCTATCGAACGAAACGAAGTTAGTATTTTTGAAAGGAGAATCTAATGTTAGAGATAGGAAGTAA
- a CDS encoding S8 family peptidase: MENQFISENYFDLLIPNASVGTLNPNIVVTRVNNTYSIFHLPYADINKCDFNSFGYNNIPKCFILESTFVLEVTGVKRVQSNPNLALMGTGALIGIIDSGINYLHPAFLFNDNTSRIISIWDQTVNPNDPPVMTQDFPYGTIYTKEDINRALEQPYPLEVVPTDDPIGHGTAIAGIAGGSADSANDFSGVAPLAEFVIVKMKQAKNIAKDFLSISSDVICYQETDVMMGVKYVEKVAQQLNRPLALCIALGSNQGSRDGLGPLSSYLNDLSELPRTCVTISAGNQGNTRRHYSKVIRSVEEYIDVEFNVAVNDKKFFLEIWTEPILRISLDIISPSGERIENLTPGFSQTTFRTFVFGPTKLCVKNVLTVPITGDQLIWLRFEDTQSGLWRLRMYNIDRTNAEVDAWLPAGYTITNDTYFIESDSFTTITTPGDTVSPITISSYDTLTGGISVFSSKGYTRVNEIKPDLVAPGTELTAPTSTNGYVNVSGTGAAAAVSAGIVALIFEWAITRGFYTGITGVEIKTFLIRGADRELLLDYPNRTWGYGKVNLYGVFEKLIL, translated from the coding sequence ATGGAAAACCAATTTATCAGTGAAAATTATTTCGATTTGTTAATTCCTAACGCAAGCGTGGGAACTCTAAATCCTAATATAGTTGTTACTAGAGTAAATAACACATACTCTATATTTCACCTTCCATACGCAGATATAAACAAATGTGATTTTAATAGTTTTGGTTATAACAATATACCAAAGTGCTTTATCTTAGAATCAACTTTTGTACTAGAGGTAACAGGTGTAAAAAGAGTTCAGAGTAATCCTAATTTAGCTCTTATGGGGACTGGGGCATTAATAGGAATCATTGATAGTGGCATTAATTATCTTCATCCCGCTTTTTTATTTAATGACAATACTTCAAGAATTATTTCCATTTGGGATCAAACAGTAAATCCGAATGATCCACCGGTCATGACTCAAGATTTTCCATATGGAACAATTTATACGAAAGAAGATATTAATAGGGCCTTGGAGCAACCATACCCTTTAGAGGTGGTACCTACCGATGATCCAATCGGACATGGAACAGCGATTGCTGGTATTGCAGGTGGGAGTGCGGATAGTGCAAATGATTTTTCAGGAGTAGCTCCTTTAGCTGAATTTGTAATTGTGAAAATGAAACAAGCAAAGAACATAGCCAAAGACTTCTTGTCCATATCAAGTGATGTAATTTGTTATCAAGAAACTGATGTTATGATGGGGGTTAAATACGTTGAAAAAGTTGCTCAACAATTAAACCGGCCGCTAGCCCTATGTATAGCACTAGGTTCCAATCAAGGAAGTCGTGACGGTTTAGGACCGCTTAGTAGTTATCTAAACGATCTATCAGAATTACCTAGAACCTGTGTTACTATTAGTGCGGGAAACCAAGGGAATACTAGAAGACATTACTCTAAAGTGATAAGAAGTGTAGAAGAATATATAGATGTTGAATTTAATGTTGCAGTGAACGATAAAAAATTTTTTTTAGAAATATGGACTGAGCCAATTCTAAGAATTTCACTTGATATCATATCTCCTTCTGGTGAAAGAATTGAGAATTTAACACCAGGATTTAGCCAGACGACCTTTCGTACATTTGTATTTGGACCTACTAAATTATGCGTGAAAAATGTTCTGACAGTTCCAATAACTGGAGATCAGTTGATATGGCTTCGATTTGAGGACACTCAAAGTGGACTCTGGAGATTGCGAATGTATAACATTGATAGAACAAATGCAGAGGTTGATGCATGGCTACCGGCTGGATATACTATTACTAATGATACTTACTTCATAGAATCGGATTCTTTTACAACCATTACTACACCAGGGGATACAGTTTCACCAATCACAATAAGTTCCTATGATACGTTAACCGGAGGTATTTCCGTTTTTTCCAGTAAAGGATATACTAGGGTGAATGAAATAAAACCAGACTTAGTTGCTCCTGGAACAGAACTTACTGCCCCAACGAGTACGAATGGTTATGTAAATGTCTCAGGAACTGGGGCCGCCGCCGCAGTAAGTGCTGGTATTGTAGCACTTATATTTGAGTGGGCAATTACCAGAGGATTTTATACAGGAATCACAGGAGTGGAAATTAAGACCTTTTTAATTAGAGGAGCGGATAGAGAGCTATTATTAGATTATCCGAATAGAACCTGGGGATATGGTAAGGTTAATTTATATGGGGTATTTGAAAAGTTGATACTATAA
- a CDS encoding S8 family peptidase encodes MVDKIINEEYMDLIIPNAILDSYSYAVNKTNINARYTLINVPKKTIDVCELGDIYSFVPAIYTTESTVALDEIGVTKVRYEPEYELNGTGALIGIIDSGINYLHPAFRYNDNTTKIQAIWDQTINEGATSGKDADFPYGTIYSKDKINYALKQSNPLAVVPTDDKLGHGTMVAGIAVGSEDEENEFSGVAPLAELLVVKLKQAKKIIKDIFSVPDDKICFQESDIMMGIRFVLEKAKKLQRPLVICIALGTNHGGEYGSGPLTNFLDLITTFPGVCSIISGGNEGNTGRHFFSKLTVQNSTKDILFHAGEKDKNFLIEIWPQFYQNISFELVSPSGETKTNINITIDYRNLDIYKFYMGETYICINDVLAEVTRGRQLILIRFVNIQSGLWTIRFHSLDKINSALNAFLPSGNILSEDTYFIDADSFTTITSPGNSTAPITITSYDSVTGNISAFSSKGYSRANEIKPDLVAPGEDITAPYQNNSYVSISGTGAAAAIVSGVIALIYEWSIIKGNFTNLSGTEIKTLLIQGAKRDPNVEYPNKTWGYGKVNLVGFFDKLTR; translated from the coding sequence ATGGTAGATAAAATCATTAATGAGGAATACATGGATTTGATTATACCGAATGCTATCTTAGATAGTTATAGCTATGCTGTTAATAAGACAAATATTAACGCAAGATATACTCTTATCAATGTGCCAAAAAAAACTATTGATGTTTGTGAGCTTGGAGATATTTATAGTTTTGTACCAGCGATATATACTACGGAATCTACAGTAGCACTAGATGAAATTGGAGTGACAAAAGTCAGATATGAACCAGAATATGAACTTAATGGGACCGGCGCATTGATAGGAATCATTGATAGTGGGATAAACTATCTTCATCCTGCATTTCGTTATAATGATAATACAACCAAAATACAAGCAATATGGGATCAGACAATAAACGAGGGCGCTACATCTGGTAAAGATGCCGATTTCCCATATGGTACAATTTATTCGAAAGACAAAATAAATTATGCATTAAAACAATCAAATCCTCTTGCTGTAGTGCCAACGGATGATAAGCTAGGTCATGGAACAATGGTTGCAGGTATAGCAGTTGGAAGTGAAGATGAGGAGAATGAATTTTCAGGAGTGGCACCCTTAGCAGAATTATTAGTGGTGAAGTTAAAGCAAGCAAAAAAAATAATAAAAGATATTTTTTCAGTTCCTGATGATAAAATTTGTTTTCAGGAATCAGATATTATGATGGGGATCAGGTTCGTTTTAGAAAAAGCGAAAAAATTACAACGACCTTTGGTAATATGTATAGCACTTGGAACCAATCATGGCGGAGAATATGGTAGTGGTCCATTAACTAACTTCTTAGACCTAATTACTACATTTCCAGGGGTCTGTTCCATCATTTCAGGTGGTAACGAGGGAAACACAGGAAGACATTTTTTTAGTAAATTGACAGTCCAAAATAGTACCAAGGATATTCTTTTTCATGCAGGGGAGAAAGATAAGAACTTTTTGATTGAGATTTGGCCGCAGTTTTATCAGAATATATCTTTTGAATTAGTATCTCCATCAGGAGAAACAAAGACAAATATAAATATAACGATTGATTATAGAAACCTAGATATTTATAAATTTTATATGGGTGAGACTTATATTTGCATCAATGATGTTTTAGCCGAAGTAACGAGAGGAAGACAATTAATTTTAATACGATTTGTGAATATACAAAGTGGTTTATGGACGATTCGCTTTCATAGCCTCGATAAAATTAATTCAGCATTAAATGCCTTTTTGCCATCCGGAAATATTCTATCAGAGGATACATATTTTATTGATGCAGATTCTTTTACAACGATTACATCACCTGGAAATTCGACTGCCCCAATAACCATAACGTCCTACGATAGTGTTACCGGAAATATTTCAGCATTTTCTAGTAAAGGATATTCAAGAGCTAATGAAATAAAACCTGATTTAGTAGCACCTGGTGAAGATATTACTGCACCGTATCAAAACAATAGTTATGTAAGTATATCTGGTACTGGTGCAGCTGCAGCCATTGTTTCAGGTGTCATTGCACTCATTTATGAATGGTCAATAATAAAAGGAAATTTTACTAATTTAAGCGGAACAGAAATAAAGACACTATTGATTCAAGGTGCAAAAAGAGATCCAAACGTGGAATACCCAAATAAGACCTGGGGGTATGGTAAAGTCAACTTAGTTGGTTTTTTTGATAAGTTGACAAGATAG
- a CDS encoding S8 family peptidase — protein sequence MENRFISENYFDLLVNNSYLYTLDPNTVVTTINNSYSIYQLPYEDINKCDFQGITYSNVPRCYTLESTFALEVTGVKRVQSNPNLALMGTGVLIGIIDTGINYLHSAFLYNDNTSRITSIWDQTVNIDPPEIGQEFPYGTIYTKEDINKALEQPYPLEVVPTDDQIGHGTAIAGIAGGSTDRANDFSGIAPLAEFVVVKLKQAKRITKDFLSIPNETICYQETDVMMGVKYVESVSEQLNRPLALCLAMGSNQGSHDGLGALSSYLNDLSELPRTCVTISAGNEGNSRRHFSRYVRSGEEYTDVELNVGEKDKKFFLEIWTEPILRISLDIITPSGERIENLTPGFSQTTIHTFVFGPTKLCVKNVPTVPRTGDQLIWLRFDDAQSGLWRLRIHNIDRVNAQFNAWLPSGDIVSNDTYFIESDSYITITSPGNAIAPITIGSFDTNTGGISIFSSKGYSRANEIKPDLVAPGTELTAPTSTNGYVDVSGTGAAAAVNTGIVALLFEWAITRGFYTGITGVEIKTFLIRGADRDISLDYPNRIWGYGKVDLYGVFEKVII from the coding sequence ATGGAAAACCGATTTATCAGTGAAAATTATTTCGACTTACTAGTTAATAACTCATACTTATATACTCTAGATCCCAATACAGTTGTTACTACAATAAATAACAGTTATTCTATATATCAACTTCCATATGAAGATATAAATAAATGTGATTTCCAAGGTATCACATATAGCAATGTACCAAGGTGCTATACTTTAGAATCAACTTTTGCACTAGAGGTAACAGGCGTTAAAAGAGTTCAAAGTAATCCTAATTTAGCTCTTATGGGGACTGGTGTATTAATTGGAATCATTGATACTGGTATCAATTATCTTCACTCTGCATTTTTATATAATGACAATACTTCAAGAATTACTTCCATTTGGGATCAAACAGTTAATATTGATCCACCAGAAATAGGTCAAGAATTTCCATATGGAACAATTTATACGAAAGAAGATATTAATAAAGCCTTAGAGCAACCATACCCTTTAGAGGTCGTACCAACCGATGATCAAATCGGACATGGAACAGCAATTGCTGGTATTGCAGGTGGAAGTACTGATAGAGCAAATGACTTTTCTGGAATAGCTCCTTTGGCGGAATTTGTGGTTGTGAAACTTAAACAAGCAAAGAGAATAACCAAAGACTTCTTGTCCATACCAAATGAAACAATTTGTTATCAAGAGACAGATGTTATGATGGGGGTTAAATACGTAGAAAGTGTTTCGGAACAATTAAATCGGCCACTCGCTTTATGTTTAGCAATGGGTTCCAATCAAGGAAGTCATGATGGTTTAGGAGCGCTTTCTAGTTATCTAAATGATCTATCAGAATTACCAAGAACATGTGTTACTATTAGTGCGGGAAATGAAGGGAATTCTAGAAGACATTTCTCACGATATGTAAGAAGTGGAGAAGAATATACGGATGTTGAACTAAATGTTGGAGAGAAAGATAAAAAATTTTTTTTAGAAATATGGACAGAGCCTATCCTAAGAATTTCACTTGATATCATAACCCCTTCTGGTGAAAGAATTGAGAATTTAACTCCAGGATTTAGCCAGACGACTATTCATACGTTTGTATTTGGGCCTACTAAATTATGTGTAAAGAATGTTCCCACGGTTCCAAGAACTGGAGACCAGTTGATATGGCTTCGATTTGATGACGCTCAAAGTGGACTCTGGAGACTTCGAATTCATAACATTGATAGAGTAAATGCACAGTTTAATGCATGGTTACCATCTGGAGATATTGTTTCTAATGATACCTACTTCATAGAATCGGATTCTTATATAACAATTACTTCGCCAGGGAACGCAATTGCACCAATCACAATAGGTTCCTTTGATACAAACACAGGAGGCATTTCTATTTTTTCTAGTAAAGGTTATTCTAGGGCGAATGAAATAAAACCAGATTTAGTTGCCCCTGGGACAGAACTTACTGCACCAACGAGTACGAATGGGTATGTAGATGTCTCAGGAACTGGGGCCGCCGCAGCAGTAAATACTGGTATTGTGGCACTTTTATTTGAGTGGGCAATTACTAGAGGATTTTATACAGGAATCACAGGAGTGGAAATTAAGACATTTTTAATAAGAGGAGCGGATAGAGATATATCATTAGATTATCCGAATAGAATCTGGGGGTATGGTAAGGTAGATTTATATGGGGTATTTGAAAAGGTAATAATATAA